Genomic window (Anaerolineae bacterium):
CTTCACCCAGGTGTTGGGGGCAGGGCTGATCGGTGCGTGGATCGCGATGGTGATTGACCTGGGCATCCGCGGCACTCTGATGTTCACCCGCTTCCAGGCGGGCAAGTGGAAGACCGTGGAGGTGTAAGATGACCCCGGAAGAAAAGGAGCAGGAGCTGAGACGCCGGCTGGCCGAGCTGGGCTCCGTGGCGGTCGCATTCTCGGGTGGGGTGGACAGCACATATTTGCTCGCCGTCGCCGTCGAGACCCTGGGCAGGGAAAACGTGCTGGCCCTCACCGAGGATTCCGCCCTTATCCCGCGCAGTGAGGTCACTGCATCCCAGGAGCTGGCGCGCCGACTGGGGGTGGCGCATCGCATCATCCAGATGGATGTGCTGGCCGAGGACGGCATCACGGCCAATCAACCGGACCGCTGTTATCACTGCAAGCACGCGGTGCTTTCCCGGCTTCTGGCCGAGGCGAGGGCCGCCGGCATCCCTCACCTGGTGTACGGCGCGAACCGCGATGACCACGGGGATTACCGTCCAGGTCAGCGGGCGGCGAAGGAGCTGGGGGTGCGCGCCCCATTGGACGAGGCCGGCCTGACCAAGGCGGAGATCCGGGAGCTGTCGCGCCGGCGCGGCCTGCCCACCTGGGACAAGCCGGCGATGGCCTGCCTGGCCTCGCGCTTCCCCTACGGCACGGTGCTGGAGCCGAAGGCGCTCTCCCAGGTGGAACGCGCCGAGGACTACCTGCGTCATGAATTGGGGCTGCGCGCCCTGCGGGTGCGGCACCACGGCCCCGTGGCGCGCATCGAACTGCCCCCGGAGGATTGGGAGCGGGTGCTGGAGCCGGCGGCGCGCCAGAAGCTGGTGGCCGCCTTTCGGGAGATCGGCTTCACGTTCGTGACACTGGACCTGCAGGGACTGCGCAGTGGCAGTATGAACGCGTTATTATAACCGCCGCCTTGCATCGTGAAGGGGAGGAATGGATGAGCCCGAGACACGTCTGGCCCGAAGAGGAAGCGCACTTATCCCGTCCCGATGTGGAGCGACAGCAGCGCGCCGGCGTGCCCGAGGTGATCCTGGCCAACCGCAAGCCGGGCGATACAGTGCTGACCATCGTGCGGCACTTTATGGAGCGTGCCGGCCGTGC
Coding sequences:
- the larE gene encoding ATP-dependent sacrificial sulfur transferase LarE yields the protein MTPEEKEQELRRRLAELGSVAVAFSGGVDSTYLLAVAVETLGRENVLALTEDSALIPRSEVTASQELARRLGVAHRIIQMDVLAEDGITANQPDRCYHCKHAVLSRLLAEARAAGIPHLVYGANRDDHGDYRPGQRAAKELGVRAPLDEAGLTKAEIRELSRRRGLPTWDKPAMACLASRFPYGTVLEPKALSQVERAEDYLRHELGLRALRVRHHGPVARIELPPEDWERVLEPAARQKLVAAFREIGFTFVTLDLQGLRSGSMNALL